Proteins from a single region of Thermodesulfobacteriota bacterium:
- a CDS encoding Ku protein — translation MRPVWTGSISFGLVNIPVKMYPATRSNTLDLDMLDSKDLSKIRFVRVNEKTGREVKWEEIVKGYKLPNDDYVVLTDKDFEQAAAKKDKLIEITEFTDPGEIDPIYYETPYYLAPDKNGQRAYVLLKEALLKTGKVGVALFVMRSKETLAVLKAKEDAIVLNRIRFEEEIRNTKELELPSKSKVKPAELKMAINLIDELSGKFDISQYKDTYTGELMKLVKSRAKGTKYRRPKLRLVHSKSDDLMDQLKASLKQKKAS, via the coding sequence ATGAGACCGGTATGGACGGGTTCAATAAGCTTTGGGCTGGTGAATATTCCGGTCAAGATGTATCCGGCCACACGGTCGAATACTTTGGATTTGGATATGCTCGACAGCAAAGACCTATCTAAGATACGCTTCGTGCGCGTCAATGAGAAAACGGGCAGGGAAGTAAAATGGGAAGAGATTGTGAAAGGATATAAGCTCCCCAATGACGATTACGTGGTGCTCACAGATAAGGATTTCGAACAGGCCGCAGCAAAAAAAGACAAACTGATTGAAATTACCGAATTTACCGACCCCGGCGAGATTGACCCTATTTATTATGAAACACCCTACTATCTTGCTCCGGACAAAAACGGACAGCGGGCCTATGTGCTGCTCAAGGAGGCTTTGTTGAAAACGGGAAAAGTGGGAGTGGCTCTTTTTGTGATGCGAAGCAAGGAAACACTGGCCGTACTGAAGGCAAAAGAAGATGCGATTGTTTTAAACCGTATCCGCTTTGAGGAGGAAATCAGGAATACAAAAGAGCTTGAATTGCCCTCAAAATCAAAAGTTAAACCGGCTGAGCTGAAAATGGCTATCAACCTTATCGATGAACTTTCCGGTAAGTTTGACATTTCACAATATAAGGACACATACACCGGAGAATTAATGAAGCTGGTCAAATCGAGAGCAAAAGGAACTAAATACAGGCGTCCAAAGCTAAGGCTGGTTCATAGCAAATCCGATGATTTAATGGACCAGTTGAAAGCCAGTCTCAAGCAGAAGAAAGCGTCCTGA
- a CDS encoding ferritin-like domain-containing protein, with product MMKFNTLHDLFISELKDLYSAEKQIVRALPKMAKAASSSELQDAFQEHLQQSKNHIDRLDEIFDMLQVSSRNKKCKGIEGIIEEGQELISKGKTNSNPDALDAGIVAAAQKVEHYEIAGYGTVRTYASMLGHDKAANLLQQTLDEEKETDQKLTLLAETMINVEAAQPPNR from the coding sequence ATGATGAAATTTAATACTTTACACGATTTATTCATTAGCGAATTGAAAGACCTATACAGTGCAGAAAAGCAGATTGTTAGAGCCTTACCAAAGATGGCTAAGGCTGCTTCCTCATCCGAGCTTCAGGACGCTTTTCAAGAGCATCTCCAACAGAGTAAGAACCATATAGACCGTCTTGACGAAATCTTTGACATGCTTCAGGTCTCTTCTAGAAACAAGAAGTGTAAGGGCATAGAAGGAATTATAGAGGAAGGCCAGGAGCTGATAAGCAAGGGGAAAACGAACAGCAACCCGGACGCATTGGACGCCGGTATAGTCGCTGCCGCTCAAAAAGTCGAACATTACGAAATCGCCGGCTATGGAACCGTTCGCACTTATGCCAGTATGCTTGGACACGATAAAGCGGCTAATTTACTTCAACAGACCTTAGACGAGGAAAAAGAGACCGATCAGAAACTGACTCTGCTTGCAGAGACCATGATCAATGTCGAGGCCGCCCAACCTCCAAATCGTTAA
- a CDS encoding YetF domain-containing protein yields MDSILRAVAVYLFLLLILHFAGRRTLGQMTSFDFVLLLIIGETVQQGLLGEDSSITHSFLLIVTLIGLDVGLSLWKRESPLMGKLLEGVPLIVVEDGQPLKDRIYKARIDERDILAAARKLRGLQRMEQIKYAVLESNGSISIIPKQKNDEL; encoded by the coding sequence ATGGATAGCATTTTACGCGCAGTTGCAGTTTATCTTTTCTTGTTATTAATCCTTCATTTTGCCGGAAGACGAACACTAGGACAAATGACCAGCTTCGATTTCGTCCTATTGTTGATTATCGGAGAAACAGTTCAGCAGGGGCTGCTGGGCGAAGACTCCTCAATTACACACTCTTTCTTACTCATAGTGACGTTAATCGGGCTTGATGTCGGCTTATCGCTATGGAAACGAGAATCGCCTCTAATGGGAAAATTGCTCGAAGGGGTACCGCTAATCGTTGTCGAAGACGGTCAACCGCTTAAAGACCGTATTTATAAAGCGAGAATAGACGAGCGCGATATATTGGCGGCGGCACGTAAACTGCGAGGATTACAACGTATGGAACAGATTAAGTACGCCGTACTAGAGAGTAATGGCAGCATCTCCATCATCCCTAAGCAGAAGAATGATGAGTTGTAA